Proteins from one Triticum aestivum cultivar Chinese Spring chromosome 7A, IWGSC CS RefSeq v2.1, whole genome shotgun sequence genomic window:
- the LOC123151639 gene encoding UDP-glucuronate 4-epimerase 6: MPHPSSSSSSSASVDAAAKGVKLERYASGGAALLMRRAGTSKIVAASSHLLFRATVLATLALVCLFAVHYPSLLSRSFRLSAAASSSSPPRQTSRHRNLLGSSSAYAGAAWEREVRRSATPRRDGGMSVLVTGAAGFVGAHCALALRARGDGVLGLDNFNAYYEPALKRARQRLLASRGVVVFGADINDAALLERLFTVVPFTHVLHLAAQAGVRYAMRAPQTYVASNVAGLVSVFEAAARHADPQPAIVWASSSSVYGLNTDAPFSEDHRTDRPASLYAATKKAGEAIAHAYNHIYGLSITGLRFFTVYGPWGRPDMAYFSFARSIVAGEPITLFRAADGTDVRRDFTYIDDVVKGCLGALDTAGKSTGSKSGKKRGPAPLRVYNLGNTSPVPVTRMVAILEKLLGKKANKRVVTMPSNGDVPFTHANVSHAARDFRYHPTTSLDAGLRKFVEWFLQYYKIDPAKLAKGSRVGTKTTKKKSKGAMSAAS; encoded by the coding sequence ATGCCGcacccgtcgtcgtcgtcgtcttcctcggcCAGTGTGGACGCGGCCGCCAAGGGCGTCAAGCTCGAGCGGTACGCCAGCGGCGGCGCCGCGCTGCTGATGCGGCGCGCGGGGACCTCCAAGATCGTCGCGGCGTCCTCGCACCTCCTCTTCCGCGCCACCGTCCTCGCCACGCTCGCGCTCGTCTGCCTCTTCGCCGTGCACTACCCTTCCCTCCTCTCCCGCTCCTTCCggctctccgccgccgcctcctcttcttccccgCCGCGGCAGACGTCGCGGCACCGGAACCTGCTCGGGTCGTCGTCGGCGTACGCGGGCGCCGCGTGGGAGCGGGAGGTGCGGCGGAGCGCCACGCCGCGGCGGGACGGGGGGATGTCGGTGCTGGTCACGGGCGCTGCGGGGTTCGTGGGCGCGCACTGCGCGCTGGCGCTCagggcgcgcggcgacggcgtgCTCGGCCTCGACAACTTCAACGCCTACTACGAGCCGGCCCTGAAGCGCGCGCGGCAGCGGCTGCTCGCGTCGCGCGGGGTGGTGGTGTTCGGCGCCGACATCAACGACGCGGCCCTGCTCGAGCGGCTCTTCACCGTCGTGCCCTTCACGCACGTGCTGCACCTCGCCGCGCAGGCCGGCGTGCGGTACGCGATGCGGGCGCCGCAGACGTACGTGGCCTCCAACGTCGCGGGCCTCGTCAGCGTCTTCGAGGCCGCCGCCAGGCACGCCGACCCGCAGCCGGCGATCGTgtgggcgtcgtcgtcgtcggtgTACGGGCTCAACACTGACGCGCCATTCTCCGAGGACCACCGCACGGACCGACCGGCGTCGCTGTACGCGGCCACCAAGAAGGCCGGGGAGGCCATCGCGCACGCGTACAACCACATCTACGGTCTCTCCATCACCGGCCTCCGCTTCTTCACGGTGTACGGTCCGTGGGGACGCCCCGACATGGCCTACTTCTCCTTCGCCCGCAGCATCGTCGCCGGCGAGCCCATCACGCTCTTCCGCGCCGCCGACGGCACAGACGTGCGCCGCGACTTCACCTACATCGACGACGTCGTGAAGGGGTGCCTCGGTGCGCTCGACACGGCCGGTAAGAGCACGGGCTCCAAGTCCGGCAAGAAGCGCGGGCCGGCGCCCCTCCGCGTCTACAACCTCGGCAACACCTCGCCGGTGCCCGTCACCCGCATGGTGGCCATCCTCGAGAAGCTCCTCGGCAAGAAAGCGAACAAACGCGTCGTCACCATGCCGAGCAACGGCGACGTGCCGTTCACGCACGCCAACGTCAGCCACGCCGCGCGCGACTTCAGGTACCACCCCACCACCTCCCTCGACGCCGGCCTGCGGAAGTTCGTGGAATGGTTCCTCCAGTACTACAAGATCGACCCCGCGAAGCTCGCCAAGGGCAGCAGAGTCGGTACCAAGACTACCAAGAAGAAATCCAAGGGCGCCATGTCCGCGGCATCGTGA